AAATATTTGCTCGGAAATTCATAACGTAGGCGTTATACGTAGATATGTATGAAACTTGACGCAATTATTCCAGACGGAGTCGAAGATCGAGGCCAGAGCGGATCGAAGATCACTAAAAGGACGAAGCCTCTCGACCCGGAGGAGGAGGATTATTATTACGACGATGTAGACGAGCGGAACAATCCAACGAATGGAGCGCCAGTCGCGCCCCCAGGATTTCTGAGTCCTTCGGTGAGAGAGTACCTGGATCTTGGTAAATCTATACCcggtaagtgaaaaaaattctggcaAGACGTTAAAAAACCTCCCCCAACAGTATCCCAATTATTTATCCGTCACAATGGACACCCTGATCAGGTGTCATGAAAATAACTATCATTAGTTAGTTATCGTCGGCTGATGCAGAAACGAAACTAAGGTAAAATGTCGAACGAGTTTCGTCGTAACGCCGTATggatttaattgaaaaagagTCATATCAATAGTCTCGGACGTCTTATACGGATCGGCGATTGAATCAATATAGCAGCCGGCATGTCTAAAGTTATCTCATTGACctgacgattctcaatctcctGAAGGGTTATGCTATTCCTGGCAGTCTGGTATAGGATAATGAAATACCTCTCCCTCCAGACTAGATCAACGTCGAGGAGATTCTGGTTTCGCGTCACGCCGGGACACACGCGAAAACATGCACGAACTTACACATGCACACACCCCTGTTACCGCCCACAAGTATCACGGATGCATCACCGCGATGCAGAGCTGCAGCTTGCGACGTGTGTGCGGCCTTGCAGGgttcaccaccaccaccaccaccaccagcagcagcagcagtttCATCCGCTTCACTGATTTTACGATGATGGGCGAGCGGAAATGTAAAAGAGAAGCTCTAAAGCTCAACTACGGTCCTTCATTTGCCAAACATGAGAAGTAGATTTTCATGCGAGATAACCTTTCCCGCCTTCCTACTTCCCATTTACCCCTGCTGCTGCATCTTCCTATTcctatttctatttctatctctatctctattCCTATTCCTATTCCTCTTCCTCGACGTTTTCTCACCTGCCGCGACTCGGGCATTAGGTGACGGCCAAGCCTGCCGCCCGTCGTGCGTAAAAATCGAAACCATTGCAACCTCTGTTGCCGAAGAAGGAGTATCTCTCTTCAGACTCTTTATAACCATACGGGAATGGCTCCATCATGTCATGTCCCCGAACTCGCGTTGGCGTTCCTCCTCTTCACGCAGCATTTTCATCCTGTCCGGGCGTGCCGGTAGTGTGTACATCGATGCCGATGGTATGGTTAGTGGTGGTGGTCGTGGCGGTGGTAGttgtggtggtggtgatgcATACCTACTGCCATTCACCTAGTGCTCTTTTGTTTTGGTTGTCATAGTAACCGGTGGTAACGTCAAACGTCGCGGTATTGAACGGGATCACCGCTCTATCCCACAATGTTTTACAGCTGCAGGTGCGGATGAAGGAGGAatgtttttttactttttttttacttttttttttaccctttcCCTTCTACTCCTTTCTACTTCTACTTCAGTCTTTCAGACTCCATCGTTCATTTCGAATTGTACACTGTCCCAGCAATCGGACAGCGATGCCATCAAAGTTTTGCAAAGTTGATGAAGtctttgaaaaactttgacaAGAGCTGTATTTTCtgttttcgagttttttttttttttttcttatttgagggcgggagggagggagggaggagaggCGAAAGGCTTTTGTTTCACAAACAACCCCCGATCTCGATCACTAAGAGAGAGACAAGGTACCACAAGAGAGGAGGAAAAGATGGAACGAAACAAAATGGCAACAACAGTAATTCGAGTTTTCAAACTGAACGGAGAGGTTTTGCCTGCCCCGAACCGCGGAGGAATTTAGGTACCTACCTCGGTGACTCGAAATCGCTGCCAGAgttcattttataaaaattagaacACATAACTCCAATTAGGGTGTGTGCATGTACTAATTGCCAGATATTTATCTGCATTCTCCGCTCTCTGTTGTACATATCCGGCAGCCTGCCCACTGCGGCCGTTGTATAAAAGCTTGAAACGATAATAATTCGAACAACGCGCGTTCGAACAAACAAAATACACAGAATAATAAAACCGAGTTCACgtgaagttttgaaaaattaacgtagTATACGCACGTTTATACACTGGGAAATCATTGCGGATTATTGACAAAGACAATTCCACGCCAcgtgcaaaaacaaaaataggaaaaatttttaaatacaaattaACGTGATTAAAAGACCGTCGCGTTCGGCCCGATTGAAGAAagattttctcttcttccctCTTGCAATAAttaaagattaaaaaataagtttcACTTTTACGAAACGAtgttaattattcattttacagTCATAACTCTGGATATAATTGCACTACGCACCGCATGTACAAAAGTGTTTGcttatacgtgtaatattaaatggaaaaaaaaaaaaatatcgcgtaCCCTACACAAGGCGCAATTTAACTTTTAATACTTTGCAAAAGTTGTGTATGTAAAATAACATCGAGTAGTTTTCCCGTTCAGTTTTGTACtctatttttacttttcttcaatttaccttcgatttttttcttcttctacttcttccaTACCCGTGCCGCAAACGTTTCTATTTCGACTGCATCGAGCAGTGCAAGCTGCAACCTCGATGCGACGATTGGCGTGTGCAATAGatgtgtatgtaatatatacgtatgcgtgTATACGTAGGAACGGAACATGTACGGAGAGCCGTCACTCCGcggggaaaataaattttgttgacAGGTTTATACAAAATTGCAAAGTTTCCTCCCTCCGACCAGCCCGAAGTACAGCAGCGAACTGAATTTACCCTTCGTGGATCCAAGATATAATTACTTGGAGCTAACTTGCGAAGATTCTGAAGTAGTTCACGTGTATccgtattatacgtgtatacgctGGGTATGTACCAAGAAGCACGTTGATTACCGAATCAAACTCCGCTAATTTCAAGGCTCTCCGACTAGCGGGAAGAACGGAAACAGACCGTGCACTGCTTCTCTATATCTTGCGGTCGCTGACAGAGATCGAATCCCTTCAGCTAATATAGTCTAATTCTACCTCTACatcgattcgaaacgctgTTGTGAAATTGTACGATGCTGTTGGCCATCTTCAAAATCCCAACTTCCCGCACGTTATAAAATGGTCAATCGTAGCTAACGACATGCTGCATCGTTACCACTTGTAGAACGATTTACGCCGTATACCACGAAGTTGTCCCAGGAGGTTGAGACGGAACATGATTAGAGTATACACGTCAAACTCGCCGTCTGATTATCCCAATTTTCGAATTACACAAGTAAGCAAGGACACGCGCGCGTTAAGGATACAGTATATTACAAATCATCCTTATTCCACACTTCATCACGTATACATTCGCTTGCTGGTAATCGGCTGAGAATGCCGCATACGTTAAACGGAATAACGGGTGGGGGTCAAAATCCCTAAAGACCAAAAAGTCGTCTGGTCGAAAACCCGAAATTTTCAAGAgacgaattttaaaacgaacGATCAGCGCACCGAAGCTGGgatttttgataaaacaattttcccGAAAGTTCATTTAACCGAACGCTTTCTTATccgaaaatgtattttcagaACAGTCGGCGTTCCGAATAACCGAAGCACAGAATGTGGAGAtgcagaaaaatgaaagttccgaaattgaaaattgagagCGGCTGATACTTCGGACACCCgcaaaaccgaaaaaaaaaattaaatgtcgACGATCAAAGTTCCGTAGGAGCAAAATTAAGATTCACAAAATGCAGAAGAACCAGAATGCCGAATTCAAACTTTCGGCATTTTGGCAATTCTGTCGTAGCGGGTTTCGGGATTTCGACCTTTCGAGTCTTCGGTCAGTcgtttttgataaattcagattcgtaaattttcgacaaaggCACGATTCTGACATCTGAAAAGTCGAATTTTTAACTGTTCGCTGTTTTctcaattcaatattttgcccTTCGTAATCTTGGAcaatctagaaaaaaaaaaaatgtcggtataaatttatttatacatttttgcgttctaaattttcatttttcgacagATCATCTTTTCGTATTTACGGTCTGTCCACATTTTCAACCGTCGGTAATTAGACTTTCGGGATTCCGTCCCGTCGACTGTTTGATCTTTCGTATATTTGTAACCTACCCCGATTAATAACGATTAACTTTGTTGCAGGAAGGCCAGGAACGGATTACCCGGTCCTAGGGACAGTGCCATACACGAATTTTTACTGCGACGATCAAGCCTATCCCGGTTTTTTCGCCGACGTTGAAACAAGGTGCCAGGGATGGCATTACTGCGACATAGACGGAAGACAGGCGAGCTTTCTCTGTCCGAACGGTACTCAATTCAGCCAGGCGGTATTCGTCTGCGATTGG
The Neodiprion fabricii isolate iyNeoFabr1 chromosome 1, iyNeoFabr1.1, whole genome shotgun sequence DNA segment above includes these coding regions:
- the LOC124184245 gene encoding uncharacterized protein LOC124184245, which translates into the protein MRVLSTVVIFISIDILLPATDGVEDRGQSGSKITKRTKPLDPEEEDYYYDDVDERNNPTNGAPVAPPGFLSPSVREYLDLGKSIPGRPGTDYPVLGTVPYTNFYCDDQAYPGFFADVETRCQGWHYCDIDGRQASFLCPNGTQFSQAVFVCDWWFNVRCELSPKLYAINSRLYQRPTESPTRPHRVITKELLENIFVKRK